Part of the Alteracholeplasma palmae J233 genome, AGTCTTTACGCTTCGATTACAGGACTTTCACCTTCTTTGGTTAACCTTCCCAAGTTATTCTTCTCACATAAAGTTTTGTAACTATTATAGTATCTGGCTCCTCCGCGTTCGCTCGTCGCTACTAGCAGAATCGTTTTTACTTTCTTTTCCTGCAGCTAATTAGATATTTCAGTTCACTGCGTTTCCCTTCCATTGCTGGATACCATGTCTTCCACATGGTGGGTTCCCCCATTCGGACACCCATGGATCATCGCGTACTTACCGCTTCCCATGGAATTTCGCTGTTAGTTGCGTCCTTCATCGGCTCTTAGTGCCAAGGCATTCACTGTGCGCCCTTTGTTCCTTAACCTATATTTCTTTTCTTTTAACAGAATTTTATCTACTTTTCAAAGATCTCTTTTGGTGGAGCTTAGCGGGATCGAACCGCTGACCTCCTGCGTGCAAGGCAGGCGCTCTCCCAGCTGAGCTAAAGCCCCAAATAATGGTGGGCCTAAATGGACTTGAACCATCGACCTCACGCTTATCAGGCGTGCGCTCTAACCACCTGAGCTATAGGCCCGTTATTTATATAACTTGCTTTGCTGCCACCGTAGAAACACTAAATATTAATTATAGTCTTTCAAAACTGAATATGATGAGTAATTTGGTTGTTGCATTTTTAATGCCTTTCTCCTTAGAAAGGAGGTGATCCATCCCCACCTTCCGGTAGGGATACCTTGTTACGACTTAACCCCAATCATCAACCCTACCTTAAACGGCTCCCTCCTTACGGTTAGGCCACCGGCTTTGGGTATTGCTGACTTTCGTGGTTTGACGGGCGGTGTGTACAAACCCCGAGAACGTATTCACCGCGACTTGCTGATTCGCGATTACTAGCGATTCCAACTTCATGAAGTCGAGTTGCAGACTTCAATCCGAACTGAGACTGCTTTTATGGGTTTCGCTCCAGATCACTCTTTCGCTTCCCTTTGTTTCAGCCATTGTATCACGTTTGTAGCCCAGGTCATAAGGGGCATGATGATTTGACGTCATCCCCACCTTCCTCCAGTTTATCACTGGCAGTCTCGCTAGAGTCCCCAACTTAATGATGGTAACTAGCAATAAGGGTTGCGCTCGTTGCGGGACTTAACCCAACATCTCACGACACGAGCTGACGACAACCATGCACCACCTGTACATCTGTTAGCCTCCTCTATATCTCTATAGACTTGCAGAGTATGTCAAGACCTGGTAAGGTTTTTCGTGTATCCTCGAATTAAACAACATGATCCACCGCTTGTGCGGGGTCCCGTCAATTCCTTTAAGTTTCATACTTGCGTACGTACTACTCAGGCGGAGTACTTATTGCGTTAACTACAGCACTGAATTTCTCCAACACTTAGTACTCATCGTTTACGGCGTGGACTACCAGGGTATCTAATCCTGTTTGCTCCCCACGCTTTCGTGCATCAGCGTCAGTATAGACCCAGCAAGCCGCCTTCGCCACTGGTGTTCCTCCATATATTTACGCATTTTACCGCTACACATGGAATTCCACTTGCCTCTATCTCACTCTAGCCTATCAGTTTCTAAAGCATCACAGCGTTGAGCACTGCACTTATACCTCAGACTTAATAGACCGCCTACGCACCCTTTACGCCCAATAATTCCGGATAACGCTTGCCCCCTATGTATTACCGCGGCTGCTGGCACATAGTTAGCCGGGGCTTATTCATTAGGTACCGTCATTCTGGTTTTTCCACCAGCCATTCTTCCCTAATAAAAGAACTTTACGTACCGAAGTACTTCTTCGTTCACGCGGCGTTGCTCGTTCAGGGTTTCCCCCATTGACGAAAATTCCCTACTGCTGCCTCCCGTAGGAGTTTGGGCCGTGTCTCAGTCCCAATGTGGCCGTTCAACCTCTCAGTCCGGCTACGCATCATCGTCTTGGTAAGCCTTTACCTCACCAACTAACTAATGCGCCGCAGGCCCCTCCCTAAGCATACCCAAAGGTCTTTTAAAGTATTCAAGATGCCTCAAATACTCCTATCCAGTCTTAGCAGTCGTTTCCAACTGTTATCCTCGTCTTAGGGGCAGGTTACCTACGTGTTACTCACCCGTTCGCCACTAGAGTACAAGTACTCTCGTTCGACTTGCATGTATTAGGCACGCCGCCAGCGTTCATCCTGAGCCAGGATCAAACTCTCCAAAAATTTATTTTTGTAATTGTTTTTCTTAACTCATTTTGTTTTGCGTTATCTTTATAACGCGTTATCCTTACTCATCATCATTCAGTTTTCAAAGACTTAATTGCTTGCTCGCTATTTCTAACGCGCTTATTCATTTTATCATTATAAAACACCCTTGTCAAGCATGATTTTCACATTTTTTTCAAGGATTGTTTTTTAACAATTCAAGATGGTGGAGGGGGACAGATTCGAACTGTCGAACCGTTAGGAACAGATTTACAGTCTGCCGCGTTTAGCCACTTCGCTACCCCTCCAAATTCACTTGCCTAATCATTCTATCGCATCAAAGATAAAAAATCAACACTTTTTTAAAACTTTTTTCTTTTTTTTGCTTTTTCTCTATACTATTTATAAAGAAGAGGTGAAAATCAGTCTTTTTTAATGATTTTTTTGTCTAATTCTCGTTTTGGAAGCATAATTTCTCGTTGACAATTCGTACAAACAAGTTTGATGTCTGCACCTATTCTTTTGACTTCCCATTCATTTTTACCACAGGCGTGGTTCTTTTTTGTATATATTTTTTCACCTATGCTATACATTTAGTAATCATCCTTTAATAAAATATTAATAATATCATTTATTTTTTCTTCTGTTAATTTAGAAATAACTATTTTATTAGTAAATATTTTAGCTGAAACTTGATATTTTTCTTTAATTTTCTTTTCGTATTTTTGAAAAATTTCAGGTTTTCTTTGAACTTTTATTTTTTTAGCTTTACTTTCTCTTTGAGTTAGTTCTTCAATTTGTCTAACAGATAAATTTTCATTAATAATTTTTTTAGCTAGTTGTATGATTTTTTCTGAATCTTCTAGCTTTGATAAAGCCCTTGCGTGGCCCATAGATAGTTTATTTTCTAACATCATTTGCTGTACTTCAGCTGGTAAATTTAATAATCCTAGCATATTTGTTACATGAGATCTGCTTTTTCCTATTTTGATTGCAAGATCATTTTGTGTAATTTCTAATTGTTTCATGATATTTAAGTAAGCTTCTGCTTCTTCAATAGCCGTTAAATCTTCTCTTTGTAAATTTTCAACAAGTGCTATTTCAGCAACCTTATCTTCTTGATATGCTCTAATGATTGCAGGAATTGTTTTTTTGCCTACTAATTGAGAAGCTCTAAATCTTCTTTCACCTGAAACAATGATATAACCTTCTTTAACTGTTTTTAAAATAATAGGTTGAAAAACACCATGTTCTTCGATTGAATTAGCCAATTCTCTTATTTTTTCAGGGTTAAAGATACGTCTTGGTTGAAAAGGGTTAGGTTTAATCTTAGAAAGCTCGACCTCTAAGACAACCTCTCCTTCTAATACTTCATCAATATGATGTTCTTTTATTAAATCTTCTAATTTTCTAGGTTTTAAGTTATTTGGCTTCATTACGTTTAATAACCTCCTTGGCAAGGGATTTATATAATTTAGATGATATTGATTTAGGTGCGTATTTTAAAACTGGTAATCCATAAGTTGGGGCAACCTGTGCCGCCACGTTATTAGTAATTATTGTTTCAAATACTTCTTTACCAAAATATCCTTTAATTTCATTAACAACTTCCCATCCAGCTTTAGTTCTTTTATCTAGCATGGTCAATAAAACACCTTCAATTAGTAATGCTCTATTGTTAACTCTTAAATCTTTTTGGACAAGTCTAATTGTATTTAGAAGTTGAGTTAATCCATCAACTGCTAAAAAATGACATTGCACAGGTATTAACACAGAATCTGCTGCATATAAAGCATTTAATGTTAATAATCCTAATGATGGTGGGCAATCGATAAGTATATAATCGTATTTATCTTTAATCTTTTGTAACTGCTTATATAAAAAGTAGTTTCTATCATCATGATCGACTAATACTTCTAGATAAGCTAGATTGATAGCCGCTGGAATCACATCTAATTTAAACTGCCCTAATGAAACAATTGTCTCTTCAAAAGTTCTTTCCCCCACTAAAACATTATAGATATTTTCATTTAATCCTCTAGTGATTCCATAGCTTGCGGTTGCGCTTGCTTGTGGGTCAAAATCTACTAGTAATATCCTTTTATTATTTTGTGCAAGTGCTGCTGCTAAGTTAACACTTGTTGTGGTTTTTCCAACGCCACCTTTTTGATTTGAAATTGCTATAATCTTTCCCATTTCCAACATCCTCTATAATCTATTCTTATTTATTTGTGCATATGGTCTTGGATATCCATTGACGTTTTGTTTTTTAACAAAAACTAAATTTGATCTAAATCCGAAGTCATATGGCAATGAAAAAGTATTTTCTTTTATTAATTCCGTTTTTAATACTTTTAATGCATTTTTGCTATCATTTAATTCTTCTTTGTAATTTGAACCTTTAGGAGCAATAAAATATCCTTTGGGTTTAACCATAGGAATACCTAGCTCTAGTATAAGTGCTAAATGACCAACAGCTCTAGCACTCACCAAATCAAATGAGTTTAAATGAGTAAGGGCAAATATCTCTGCCCTCTCATGAACTAAATTGATGTTACTTAAGTTAAGTTTTTCTGATAGTTGTTCTAAAAATTTAATTCTTTTTCCTAATGAATCAACAATTGTAACTTCTAAATGCGGATAAACGATCTTAATAGGAATACTAGGGAAACCAGCCCCTGCTCCAATATCACACATATTTTTAATTTGATTAAAATCCAAAGATGTTGTAAGCGATAATGAATCAAAGAAGTGCTTGTAATACACTTCTTTTTTGTCAGTAATCGCTGTTAAGTTAGTTATTTTATTATATTCAATTAAAAACTCATAGTATGTTTCAAATTGTTTTAGTTGTTCTTCATTTAGTACTATATCTAGTTCTTTTAAATTATCTTGAAACATTTCTGCTCTCCAAATAAACCATAAGAATAGAAATATCTGCAGGATTCACTCCAAGAATTCTAGATGCTTGACCAATTGTTTGTGGTTTTATTTTTGTTAACTTTTCTTTAGCTTCTGAAGATAAGTTATGAATAGCTTTGTAGTTTGTTTCTTCTGGTATGCTTTTAGATTCTAATCTTAAAAGTTTATCTACTTCTCTATAAGCTTTTTCAATATACCCAGCATACTTTATTTGAATTTCTACTTGTTCATAAATATCATCACTTTGATCTTCCTTAATGAAGTGTTTTAAGGTTTCTACCCCTAATTCTGGTCTTTTTAATAAATTAGATAGACTTACACCTTCATAAACTGGTGATGAAGCAACACTACTTAAATATTCTAAATTTTCTTTGTTAGGAACTACTTTAATTTCATTTGCTCTATTTAATAAGCGAGTAATAGTTTCTCTTTTATTTTCAAATTTATCATAAGTATTTTGATCAACTAGTCCTACTTGATATCCATAGTCTCTTAATCTTAAATCCGCATTATCATGTCTTAATAGTAATCTATGTTCAGCTCTTGAGGTTAAAAGTCTATAAGGTTCATGTGTACCTTTAGTAACTAAATCATCTATAAGCACACCAATATAAGCTTCGTTTCTTTTTAAAATCAATGGTTCTTTTCCACTTACTTTTAGCCCTGCATTAATTCCAGCCATTAAACCTTGACAAGCAGCTTCTTCATATCCGCTTGTTCCGTTTATTTGCCCAGCACAAAATAAATTTTTTATTTTTTTAGTTTCAAGGCTTGGGTACAGTTGTATAGGGTCAATTGCATCATATTCTATTGCATAAGCATATTTGACAATTTTAGCATTTTCTAGTCCTGGAATAGATTTTACAATTTGTTCTTGTACATATCTAGGCATACTTGTAGAAACACCTTGGATATACATTTCATCTATTTCTAAACTTTCTGGTTCAACAAAGACTTGATGTCTTTCTTTATCACTAAAACGAACTACTTTATCTTCAATAGAAGGACAGTATCTTGGTCCGATACCTTCTACATATCCACCATACATAGATGATTCATCTAAATGTTGGTTAATAATTTCATGTGTTGTTAAGTTGGTATGCGTTAAATAACATGGTTCTTGATATCCAAGTTCAGTGATTGGAGAATCAAAACTGAATGTTTGGAATTTATCATCACCAGGTTGAACTGTCATTTTAGAGTAATCTATACTATCTTTAGCAATTCTTGGCGGAGTTCCTGTTTTAAGTCTGACAACATCAAATCCTAGTTCTTTTAATTGACCACTAATACCATAAGTAGTCTTTTCTCCATTAGGTCCTGATGGTGTTTTTTCATTTCCTATTAAAACTTGGCTCGCTAAATATGTTCCTGTTGTAATAATAACTGTTTTACTATAAACTTTATTTCCATTTTGAAGTAAAACTCCCTTTACTTCATTATTTTCAATAATTAAAGTATCTACTAACTCTTCTAATAAATCTAATCCTTTAGTTGTTTTAATCAGATCAGACATGATTTTAGGATACTTCTTTTTATCTATTTGAGCTCTTAAAGCACGAACTGCAGGTCCTTTTGATGCGTTTAGCATCTTCATTTGGACTTGGCCTAAGTCTGCTGACTTAGCCATTTGTCCACCGAGTGCATCTATTTCTCTTACAACGATTCCTTTTGCAGGTCCACCAATGGATGGATTGCAAGGCAAAGAAGCGACTTTATTTAAGTCGCCTGTAATTAATACTACTTTTTTATTCATTTTGGCTAAGGCTAATGCAGCTTCGATACCTGCATGTCCACCTCCAACTACTATGCCATCATACATGTGAAACACTTCTTTTCTATAGTTTAATAAACCCATCTGCTAAATCTTGTGGTGTATAGCCGAAATGTTCTAATACTTTTTCAAGTGGCGCAGATACTCCAAATGTATTTATACCATATACATGTTGAGTATATTTGTACCAAGATAAAGGACTAGCCATTTCTACTGCTAATATTTTAACTTCTTTTGGTAAAATTGAGTCTTTATATGCTTTTTCTTGTTTTTCAAATAACTCTATTGAAGGCATACTTACTACTCTAATATCAATATTTTTTTGTTTAAGTATTTCTTTAGCTTTTAATGCTAAAGATACTTCAGATCCTGATGCTAATAAAATACCATCTAATTTTTGTTCTTCCTTAGATATAATGTATCCGCCTTTATTTACTCCTTCATAAGTAGAAGTTTCTAAATTAGGAACTGATTGTCTTGTTAATATAATTGCGGTTGGATGATCTTTTGATTCCATCGCAATTTTCCATGCCATTTTTGTTTCATTAGCATCTGCAGGTCTTAATACAACAAGATTAGGGATACTTCTTAACATCACTAATTGTTCGATTGGTTCATGCGTTGGTCCATCTTCCCCAACAGCAACCGTATCATGGGTAAATACGTAAGTCACTGGTATTTGCATAATAGATGCTAATCTAATGGCTGGTTTCATATAGTCACTAAATACGAAGAACCCACCAACAAATACTTTTAACCCACCATGTAAAACCATACCATTAGCAATTGATGCCATAGCATGTTCTCTTACACCAAAGTTAATATTTCTACCTAATCTATTTTCTTTAGTGAAATCACCATCTGCACCTTTAGCTTTAGTAGAAGCGGTAAGGTCTGCTGATCCACCAATTAAATTTGTATATGTTTTAGATAACGATTCAATTACTTTACCACTAACATTTCTAGTAGCTTCTTTTGAACCTTTTTCATATGTTGGTAATAAAGATAAATCAACTTCTGGCTGACTATAGTAGTTCATTAGTTGTTCATATTCATTATGATATTGTTCTTTATAAAGTGCTAACTCTTTGTTCCACTTGCTTTGAACTCTTTTTCCTCTATTAAGAACATTCTTTTTATAGAAATCATAAACCTCTTGATCTACTTCAAATGGTTCATTTTTATATTGTAATTTTTCTCTTAATTTTTTAGCTTCTTCAAGTCCAATTGGAGCGCCATGAACTTTACTAGTTCCTTCAATTGAAGTACCTCTACCTATAATTGTTTTCACTTCTATAATAGTAGGTTTGTCAGTTTCTTTTTTAGCCTTTTTAATTGCTTTATCAATTGATTCTAAATCTTCACCATCTGTAACTAATAAGTGTTGCCACCCCATAGCTTCAAATTTCTTTTTAGCATTATCACTATAAGCTAAAGAAGTTTTTCCATCTAACTGAATATCGTTTGAATCATATAAAACAATCAATTTAGATAGCCCAAGGTGTCCTGCTAAACTCATAGACTCCATGGTAACCCCTTCTTGTAAATCACCATCTCCACATAAAACATATGTATAGTGATCAAATATTGATAATTCTGGTTTATTGAATTTAGCTGCTAAATGAGTTTCAGCAAGCGCCATTCCTACTGCATTAGAAATACCTTGTCCTAGAGGCCCACTTGTTGTTTCAATACCGTGTGTATGTCCATACTCTGGGTGACCTGGTGTATTTCCGATTTGTCTGAAATTTTTTAAATCTTCAATAGACACTTTAAATCCTGATAAATGATTGATTGCGTATAAAAGAGCTGAACCATGTCCAGCAGACAAAATAAATCTATCCCTGTTTATCCACTTATCATCTTTAGGATTTATGTTTAAATGTTTCGTATATAAAACATGTAACATAGGTGCTGCACCTAAAACAATCCCTGGGTGTCCACTATTAGCTTTATTAATAGCATCTACCCCTAAAAAACGAATTGCATTAATTGCATTATTGTTCATCAGTCTTGTCTCCTGCTTCTTCATCTTCTACTAATTCAGCATCTACTACTTCTATTTCTTTTACTTCTTCATCTTCATTTGTAGTTTCTTCTTCTTCAAATGCAAAATATTTATCATAGTAAGCTTGTTGAGCAGTTAATAAATCTTCAAAACGTTTCTCACCTAATACATCTTTAATTTTTTGTGTTGAGTTAACATTTTCTTCTCTAATTGCTGTTCCGATTTCTTTTTGTTGTTTTCTAGTAGCAAGTAACATAGGAACAAATAAAATCGCCATACCAATTGAAAAAGCAATCATATCATTATTAATTACTTGGCTTAATAAAATAGTGGCACCTAAGGCAACTAAAACTGCTATTAAAAGAAATAGATTATATTTTTTAGTTACTTTAGCTTGTATACCGTATGCGAAAGTCATAAAATCTAACCAGATTTCATTCACTTCATTACTATATAAATCTTCAACTGTTTCGTAATATCCTTTTTCAATTAATAATTTATAATCAATTCCATTAGAAGTCCATACAGCAAATTTTCCTTTTGATGCATATCTAGCTAGAAACGGTGTTTCATCTAAATAATGAAATTCAATTTTATTTCCTTTATAGTTTTCTACTCTAAATGGTTCTCCAGTAATTCCTTTGTATATTTTAGGTAATAATTTCATTTAGTTTCCTCCGTTTATATAAGTTATCTCTTAATAGTTTTTCATTTAAATTATATCATAGTTTTATATTTATTATGTCTTTATCTATTTCTTTTTAAGTTTCGTTAAAGATGTTTAACAAAAATAAAAGCATTATAGTTTTATCTATAACACTTTTTTGATTGATTATTTACCTTTAATTGCGTCTATTGGTTTTTTCC contains:
- a CDS encoding DUF951 domain-containing protein — its product is MYSIGEKIYTKKNHACGKNEWEVKRIGADIKLVCTNCQREIMLPKRELDKKIIKKD
- a CDS encoding ParB/RepB/Spo0J family partition protein, with product MKPNNLKPRKLEDLIKEHHIDEVLEGEVVLEVELSKIKPNPFQPRRIFNPEKIRELANSIEEHGVFQPIILKTVKEGYIIVSGERRFRASQLVGKKTIPAIIRAYQEDKVAEIALVENLQREDLTAIEEAEAYLNIMKQLEITQNDLAIKIGKSRSHVTNMLGLLNLPAEVQQMMLENKLSMGHARALSKLEDSEKIIQLAKKIINENLSVRQIEELTQRESKAKKIKVQRKPEIFQKYEKKIKEKYQVSAKIFTNKIVISKLTEEKINDIINILLKDDY
- a CDS encoding ParA family protein, whose product is MGKIIAISNQKGGVGKTTTSVNLAAALAQNNKRILLVDFDPQASATASYGITRGLNENIYNVLVGERTFEETIVSLGQFKLDVIPAAINLAYLEVLVDHDDRNYFLYKQLQKIKDKYDYILIDCPPSLGLLTLNALYAADSVLIPVQCHFLAVDGLTQLLNTIRLVQKDLRVNNRALLIEGVLLTMLDKRTKAGWEVVNEIKGYFGKEVFETIITNNVAAQVAPTYGLPVLKYAPKSISSKLYKSLAKEVIKRNEAK
- the rsmG gene encoding 16S rRNA (guanine(527)-N(7))-methyltransferase RsmG; its protein translation is MFQDNLKELDIVLNEEQLKQFETYYEFLIEYNKITNLTAITDKKEVYYKHFFDSLSLTTSLDFNQIKNMCDIGAGAGFPSIPIKIVYPHLEVTIVDSLGKRIKFLEQLSEKLNLSNINLVHERAEIFALTHLNSFDLVSARAVGHLALILELGIPMVKPKGYFIAPKGSNYKEELNDSKNALKVLKTELIKENTFSLPYDFGFRSNLVFVKKQNVNGYPRPYAQINKNRL
- the mnmG gene encoding tRNA uridine-5-carboxymethylaminomethyl(34) synthesis enzyme MnmG yields the protein MGLLNYRKEVFHMYDGIVVGGGHAGIEAALALAKMNKKVVLITGDLNKVASLPCNPSIGGPAKGIVVREIDALGGQMAKSADLGQVQMKMLNASKGPAVRALRAQIDKKKYPKIMSDLIKTTKGLDLLEELVDTLIIENNEVKGVLLQNGNKVYSKTVIITTGTYLASQVLIGNEKTPSGPNGEKTTYGISGQLKELGFDVVRLKTGTPPRIAKDSIDYSKMTVQPGDDKFQTFSFDSPITELGYQEPCYLTHTNLTTHEIINQHLDESSMYGGYVEGIGPRYCPSIEDKVVRFSDKERHQVFVEPESLEIDEMYIQGVSTSMPRYVQEQIVKSIPGLENAKIVKYAYAIEYDAIDPIQLYPSLETKKIKNLFCAGQINGTSGYEEAACQGLMAGINAGLKVSGKEPLILKRNEAYIGVLIDDLVTKGTHEPYRLLTSRAEHRLLLRHDNADLRLRDYGYQVGLVDQNTYDKFENKRETITRLLNRANEIKVVPNKENLEYLSSVASSPVYEGVSLSNLLKRPELGVETLKHFIKEDQSDDIYEQVEIQIKYAGYIEKAYREVDKLLRLESKSIPEETNYKAIHNLSSEAKEKLTKIKPQTIGQASRILGVNPADISILMVYLESRNVSR
- the tkt gene encoding transketolase, with the translated sequence MNNNAINAIRFLGVDAINKANSGHPGIVLGAAPMLHVLYTKHLNINPKDDKWINRDRFILSAGHGSALLYAINHLSGFKVSIEDLKNFRQIGNTPGHPEYGHTHGIETTSGPLGQGISNAVGMALAETHLAAKFNKPELSIFDHYTYVLCGDGDLQEGVTMESMSLAGHLGLSKLIVLYDSNDIQLDGKTSLAYSDNAKKKFEAMGWQHLLVTDGEDLESIDKAIKKAKKETDKPTIIEVKTIIGRGTSIEGTSKVHGAPIGLEEAKKLREKLQYKNEPFEVDQEVYDFYKKNVLNRGKRVQSKWNKELALYKEQYHNEYEQLMNYYSQPEVDLSLLPTYEKGSKEATRNVSGKVIESLSKTYTNLIGGSADLTASTKAKGADGDFTKENRLGRNINFGVREHAMASIANGMVLHGGLKVFVGGFFVFSDYMKPAIRLASIMQIPVTYVFTHDTVAVGEDGPTHEPIEQLVMLRSIPNLVVLRPADANETKMAWKIAMESKDHPTAIILTRQSVPNLETSTYEGVNKGGYIISKEEQKLDGILLASGSEVSLALKAKEILKQKNIDIRVVSMPSIELFEKQEKAYKDSILPKEVKILAVEMASPLSWYKYTQHVYGINTFGVSAPLEKVLEHFGYTPQDLADGFIKL